The following proteins are co-located in the Wenzhouxiangella marina genome:
- the rpsS gene encoding 30S ribosomal protein S19, translating to MPRSIKKGPFVDHHLISKVETAVESNSKRPIKTWSRRSMIMPEMVGLTIAVHNGRQHVPILINEQMVGHKLGEFAPTRTFKGHAADRKTK from the coding sequence ATGCCACGTTCGATCAAGAAAGGGCCGTTCGTAGATCATCACCTGATTTCCAAGGTGGAGACGGCGGTCGAAAGCAACAGCAAGCGTCCGATCAAGACCTGGTCGCGTCGGTCCATGATCATGCCTGAAATGGTGGGTCTGACCATTGCCGTCCATAACGGCCGGCAGCACGTGCCCATTCTGATCAACGAACAGATGGTCGGACACAAGCTCGGTGAGTTTGCGCCGACGCGGACTTTCAAGGGTCACGCGGCCGACCGCAAGACCAAGTAA
- the rplB gene encoding 50S ribosomal protein L2, producing MAIVKAKPTSPGRRGVVRVKHDHLWKGKPYAPLVESQSSTGGRNNNGRITTRHKGGGHKHHYRVVDFKRDKDGIKGVVERIEYDPNRSAHIALVKYSDGERRYILAPRNVFAGDEVQSGSEAPIKPGNAMQLRSIPVGTQIHNVELKAGKGGQMARSAGAAVQLVAREGQYATVLLRSGEMRKVHAHCRATIGQVANTEHNLEKLGKAGAKRWRGVRPTVRGVAMNPVDHPHGGGEGRTSGGRHPVTPWGQQTKGKRTRTNKRTSKYITRSRKRK from the coding sequence ATGGCAATTGTCAAAGCAAAACCGACTTCACCGGGACGTCGTGGCGTCGTTCGCGTCAAGCACGATCACCTGTGGAAGGGTAAGCCGTACGCGCCGCTGGTCGAATCCCAGAGTTCGACGGGTGGCCGCAACAACAACGGCCGGATCACCACGCGCCACAAGGGCGGTGGTCACAAGCATCACTATCGTGTTGTCGACTTCAAGCGCGACAAGGACGGCATCAAGGGTGTGGTCGAGCGGATCGAATACGATCCCAACCGCAGCGCGCACATCGCACTGGTCAAGTACAGCGATGGCGAGCGCCGCTACATCCTGGCTCCGCGTAACGTGTTTGCCGGTGACGAAGTGCAGAGCGGCTCGGAAGCCCCGATCAAGCCGGGCAACGCCATGCAGCTCCGCTCGATTCCGGTCGGTACGCAGATTCACAACGTCGAGCTGAAGGCCGGCAAGGGCGGCCAGATGGCTCGCTCCGCGGGTGCGGCGGTTCAGCTGGTCGCTCGTGAGGGTCAGTACGCCACGGTGTTGCTTCGTTCGGGTGAGATGCGCAAGGTTCACGCGCACTGCCGGGCCACGATCGGCCAGGTCGCCAACACGGAGCACAACCTGGAGAAGCTCGGCAAGGCTGGTGCCAAGCGCTGGCGCGGTGTTCGCCCGACCGTTCGCGGTGTGGCGATGAACCCGGTCGATCACCCGCACGGTGGTGGTGAAGGCCGCACCTCGGGTGGCCGTCATCCGGTGACGCCCTGGGGTCAGCAGACCAAGGGCAAGCGCACTCGGACCAACAAGCGCACGAGCAAATACATTACCCGTTCGCGCAAGCGGAAATAA
- the rplW gene encoding 50S ribosomal protein L23, with translation MNKERLYQVVRFPHVSEKTARLQADSNQYVFEVRRDATKEEIRSAVEGLFDVKVENVQVLNQKGKRKTFRFRPGVQKSWKKAYVRVAEGQTIEDLQAD, from the coding sequence ATGAACAAGGAACGCCTCTACCAGGTCGTGCGTTTCCCGCACGTCTCAGAAAAGACGGCTCGCCTGCAGGCCGACTCGAACCAGTACGTGTTCGAAGTTCGCCGCGATGCCACCAAGGAAGAGATTCGCAGCGCCGTTGAAGGGCTGTTCGACGTCAAGGTCGAGAACGTCCAGGTGCTGAACCAGAAGGGCAAGCGCAAGACTTTCCGCTTCCGCCCGGGTGTGCAGAAGAGCTGGAAGAAAGCCTACGTTCGTGTGGCCGAAGGCCAGACGATCGAAGATCTCCAAGCAGACTGA
- the rplD gene encoding 50S ribosomal protein L4, which produces MELSIQGGKSVEVSDAIFGRDFSEALVHQVVTAYLAGGRAGTKAQKNRSAVSGGGRKPWRQKGTGNARAGTIRSPLWRTGGVTFAAQPRDFTQKVNRKQYRAAMRSILSELVRQDRLVVVESLAIDEPKTKAVQARLAELGMNRGLLVDAELDTNLYLGSRNIANVHALAADRLDPVSLVGADKVVMTKAAVEKIQEWLA; this is translated from the coding sequence ATGGAACTCTCAATTCAAGGCGGCAAGAGCGTGGAAGTGTCCGACGCCATCTTCGGCCGTGATTTCTCCGAGGCGCTGGTCCACCAGGTGGTCACCGCCTACCTCGCCGGCGGCCGTGCAGGCACCAAGGCGCAGAAGAATCGCTCCGCCGTGTCCGGTGGTGGCCGCAAGCCGTGGCGCCAGAAGGGCACCGGCAATGCGCGTGCCGGTACGATTCGCAGCCCGCTGTGGCGTACCGGTGGCGTGACTTTTGCCGCCCAGCCGCGCGACTTCACCCAGAAGGTCAACCGCAAGCAGTATCGCGCTGCCATGCGCTCGATCCTGTCCGAGCTGGTCCGTCAGGACCGCCTGGTCGTGGTCGAGTCGCTGGCCATCGACGAGCCGAAGACCAAGGCCGTTCAGGCCCGCCTTGCCGAACTCGGCATGAACCGTGGTCTGCTCGTCGATGCGGAGCTGGATACGAACCTCTATCTCGGTTCGCGCAACATCGCCAATGTCCACGCCCTGGCAGCCGATCGTCTCGATCCGGTGAGCCTGGTCGGTGCCGACAAGGTGGTGATGACCAAAGCGGCCGTCGAAAAAATTCAGGAGTGGCTGGCATGA
- the rplC gene encoding 50S ribosomal protein L3, producing MTIGLVGRKRGMTRIFTEEGNSIPVTVVEVSPNRITQIRNVETDGYAAIQVTCGSRRTSLVNRPAAGHFAKAGVEAGEGLWEFRLEDNEGADLEVGSEITVERFEAGQKVDVTGTSKGKGFAGVIKRHNFRTQDATHGNSLSHRAPGSIGQCQTPGRVFKGKKMAGHMGDERVTTLNLEVVRVDADRNLLLIRGAVPGAPGGHVFVRPSIKA from the coding sequence ATGACGATCGGATTGGTAGGACGCAAACGGGGCATGACCCGCATTTTCACGGAGGAGGGCAACTCCATTCCCGTGACGGTGGTGGAAGTGAGCCCGAACCGCATTACGCAGATTCGCAACGTGGAAACCGATGGCTATGCCGCCATTCAGGTGACCTGCGGATCCCGTCGTACGTCTTTGGTCAATCGTCCCGCAGCCGGGCACTTTGCCAAGGCCGGCGTCGAAGCTGGTGAAGGCCTGTGGGAATTCCGTCTCGAAGACAACGAAGGTGCCGACCTGGAAGTGGGTTCGGAAATCACCGTCGAGCGTTTCGAGGCCGGCCAGAAAGTGGACGTGACCGGCACCAGCAAGGGTAAAGGCTTTGCTGGCGTCATCAAGCGCCACAACTTCCGCACCCAGGACGCCACCCACGGTAACTCGCTGTCGCATCGCGCGCCGGGTTCCATCGGGCAGTGCCAGACGCCGGGTCGCGTATTCAAGGGCAAGAAGATGGCAGGCCACATGGGTGACGAGCGTGTGACCACGCTGAACCTGGAAGTAGTTCGTGTCGACGCCGATCGCAACCTGCTCCTGATTCGCGGTGCCGTTCCGGGAGCGCCGGGCGGTCACGTGTTCGTTCGTCCGTCGATCAAGGCCTGA
- the rpsJ gene encoding 30S ribosomal protein S10 has protein sequence MAEQKIRIRLKGFDHRLIDRSTQEIVETAKRTGAQVRGPIPLPTRKERYTVLISPHVNKDARDQYEIRTHKRLLDIVDPNDKTVDALMKLDLAAGVDVQIKLY, from the coding sequence ATGGCCGAACAGAAAATCCGTATTCGTTTGAAGGGTTTCGACCATCGACTGATCGATCGGTCGACCCAGGAAATCGTGGAAACTGCGAAGCGGACCGGCGCGCAGGTGCGCGGGCCCATCCCGCTGCCCACCCGCAAGGAGCGCTACACGGTCCTGATTTCCCCGCACGTGAACAAGGATGCGCGGGATCAGTACGAAATTCGCACCCACAAGCGGCTGCTGGATATCGTTGACCCCAACGACAAGACCGTCGATGCCCTGATGAAGCTGGATCTGGCTGCGGGCGTGGACGTGCAGATCAAACTGTATTGA
- the tuf gene encoding elongation factor Tu, translated as MSKEKFERSKPHVNVGTIGHVDHGKTTLTAALTKVCAEARGGDFKAYDQIDNAPEERARGITIATAHVEYESDARHYGHVDCPGHADYVKNMITGAAQMDGAILVVSAADGPMPQTREHILLARQVGVPYILVFLNKADMVDDAELLELVEMEVRELLSDYDFPGDDTPIITGSALKALEGDQSDIGVPAIMKLVEAMDEYIPEPERALDKPFLMPIEDVFSISGRGTVVTGRVERGIVHVGDEIEIVGIKDTTKTTCTGVEMFRKLLDQGQAGDNVGVLLRGTKRDEVERGQVLAKPGTITPHTKFEAEVYVLSKDEGGRHTPFFKGYRPQFYFRTTDVTGSVELPEGVEMVMPGDNVQMQVELIAPIAMEEGLRFAIREGGRTVGAGVVAKIHE; from the coding sequence ATGTCCAAGGAAAAATTTGAACGTAGCAAGCCGCACGTGAATGTGGGCACGATTGGTCACGTTGACCACGGCAAGACGACGCTGACGGCTGCGCTGACGAAGGTCTGCGCTGAAGCCCGTGGCGGTGACTTCAAGGCCTACGATCAGATTGACAACGCGCCGGAAGAGCGTGCGCGTGGTATCACGATTGCCACGGCGCACGTCGAGTACGAGTCGGACGCTCGTCACTACGGCCACGTGGACTGCCCGGGTCACGCTGACTACGTGAAGAACATGATCACGGGTGCGGCGCAGATGGACGGTGCCATTCTGGTGGTGTCGGCGGCCGATGGCCCGATGCCGCAGACGCGCGAGCACATTCTGCTGGCTCGTCAGGTGGGCGTGCCGTACATCCTGGTCTTCCTGAACAAGGCGGACATGGTGGATGACGCGGAGCTGCTGGAGCTGGTCGAGATGGAAGTTCGCGAGCTGCTGAGCGACTACGACTTCCCGGGTGACGACACCCCGATCATCACCGGTTCGGCGCTGAAGGCGCTGGAAGGTGATCAGAGCGACATCGGCGTGCCGGCGATCATGAAGCTGGTCGAGGCGATGGACGAGTACATTCCGGAGCCGGAGCGTGCGCTGGACAAGCCGTTCCTGATGCCGATCGAAGACGTGTTCTCGATTTCCGGTCGCGGTACGGTGGTGACGGGTCGTGTCGAGCGCGGCATCGTTCACGTGGGTGACGAGATCGAGATCGTGGGCATCAAGGACACGACCAAGACGACCTGTACGGGTGTGGAGATGTTCCGCAAGCTGCTGGACCAGGGTCAGGCGGGTGACAACGTGGGCGTTCTGCTGCGTGGCACGAAGCGTGACGAGGTCGAGCGCGGTCAGGTTCTGGCCAAGCCGGGCACGATCACCCCGCACACCAAGTTCGAAGCCGAAGTCTACGTCCTGAGCAAGGACGAAGGCGGCCGTCACACGCCGTTCTTCAAGGGCTACCGTCCGCAGTTCTACTTCCGTACGACGGACGTGACGGGTTCGGTGGAGCTGCCGGAAGGCGTCGAGATGGTGATGCCGGGCGACAACGTGCAGATGCAGGTGGAGCTGATTGCTCCGATCGCGATGGAAGAAGGCCTGCGTTTTGCCATTCGTGAAGGCGGCCGCACCGTCGGTGCCGGCGTCGTGGCAAAAATCCACGAATAA
- the fusA gene encoding elongation factor G, with protein MSRKVSIERYRNIGIMAHIDAGKTTTTERILFYTGVSHKLGEVHDGNAVMDWMEQEQERGITITSAATTCFWKGMDQDWPEYRINIIDTPGHVDFTIEVERSLRVLDGAVAVFCAVGGVEPQSETVWRQATKYAVPRMCFVNKMDRTGANFNRVVGQIKDRLGANPVPIQMPIGAEEDFEGIIDLVKMRAIYWNPDNMGTTYEAREIPAELVDEAEAARAFMIESAAEAVETLMEKYLEGEELTEDEIIQGLRAGTLNNELVPVLCGTAFKNKGVQALLDAVVQYMPSPTEVKAIRGIDENEQEDVRKSDDDEPFAALAFKIATDPFVGSLTFIRVYSGVLKSGDTVYNPVKGKKERVGRILQMHANSREELKEVRAGDIAAAVGLKDVTTGDTLCDPSNVITLERMEFPEPVISVAVEPKTKSDQEKMGLALSKLAQEDPSFRVRTDEESGQTIISGMGELHLDIIVDRMRREFKVEANVGKPQVAYRETIRQAVEAEGKFVRQSGGRGQYGHVKIKLEPMEEGGGFEFVDEVVGGVVPREYIGAVGKGIEEQMNNGVLAGYPMVDVRAILFDGSYHEVDSSEMAFKIAGSMAFKNGALQARPVLLEPIMKVEAVTPEDYMGDVMGDLNRRRGLVQGMEDAPAGKVIRANVPLAEMFGYATDLRSMSQGRATYSMEFLHYAEAPTSVAEEVMKKSA; from the coding sequence GTGTCACGCAAAGTATCCATCGAGCGCTACCGGAACATCGGCATCATGGCGCATATCGATGCCGGCAAGACGACGACCACCGAGCGCATCCTGTTCTATACCGGCGTGTCCCACAAGCTGGGCGAGGTCCATGACGGCAATGCCGTGATGGACTGGATGGAGCAGGAGCAGGAGCGCGGGATCACCATCACCTCCGCGGCCACGACCTGCTTCTGGAAAGGCATGGATCAGGACTGGCCGGAGTATCGGATCAACATCATCGATACCCCGGGACACGTCGACTTCACGATCGAGGTCGAGCGCTCCCTGCGCGTCCTCGACGGCGCCGTGGCCGTGTTCTGCGCCGTTGGCGGCGTGGAGCCGCAGTCCGAGACGGTGTGGCGTCAGGCCACCAAGTACGCCGTCCCGCGCATGTGCTTCGTGAACAAGATGGACCGGACCGGCGCGAACTTCAATCGCGTGGTCGGTCAGATCAAGGACCGTCTCGGCGCCAACCCGGTGCCTATCCAGATGCCGATCGGCGCCGAAGAAGACTTCGAGGGCATCATCGACCTGGTCAAGATGCGCGCCATCTACTGGAACCCGGACAACATGGGCACGACCTATGAAGCCCGCGAGATTCCGGCCGAGCTGGTCGACGAGGCCGAGGCGGCCCGTGCCTTCATGATCGAGTCCGCCGCCGAAGCCGTCGAGACCCTGATGGAGAAGTACCTCGAAGGCGAAGAGCTCACCGAGGACGAGATCATCCAGGGTCTGCGAGCGGGCACCTTGAACAACGAGCTGGTGCCGGTGCTCTGCGGGACCGCCTTCAAGAACAAGGGCGTGCAGGCGCTGCTCGACGCCGTGGTCCAGTACATGCCGTCACCGACCGAGGTGAAGGCCATCCGGGGCATCGACGAGAACGAGCAGGAAGACGTCCGCAAGTCGGACGACGACGAGCCCTTCGCGGCCCTGGCGTTCAAGATCGCCACGGACCCCTTCGTCGGCAGCCTGACCTTCATCCGCGTCTATTCCGGCGTGCTGAAGTCCGGCGACACGGTCTACAACCCGGTCAAGGGCAAGAAGGAGCGCGTGGGCCGCATTCTGCAGATGCACGCCAACTCGCGTGAAGAGCTCAAGGAAGTCCGCGCTGGCGATATCGCCGCGGCGGTCGGCCTGAAGGACGTCACCACTGGTGACACCCTGTGTGATCCGTCGAACGTGATCACCCTGGAGCGGATGGAGTTCCCCGAGCCGGTGATCTCGGTGGCGGTGGAACCGAAGACCAAGAGCGACCAGGAAAAGATGGGCCTGGCCCTGTCGAAGCTGGCGCAGGAGGATCCGTCCTTCCGCGTGCGCACCGACGAGGAGTCGGGCCAGACGATCATCTCCGGCATGGGCGAGCTGCACCTCGACATCATCGTCGACCGCATGCGTCGCGAGTTCAAGGTCGAGGCCAACGTCGGCAAGCCGCAGGTGGCCTATCGCGAGACGATTCGCCAGGCCGTCGAGGCCGAAGGCAAGTTCGTCCGCCAGTCCGGTGGCCGCGGCCAGTACGGGCACGTCAAGATCAAGCTGGAGCCGATGGAAGAGGGCGGCGGCTTCGAGTTCGTCGACGAGGTCGTCGGCGGTGTCGTTCCGCGCGAGTACATCGGTGCGGTCGGCAAGGGCATCGAAGAGCAGATGAACAATGGTGTGCTCGCCGGCTACCCCATGGTGGACGTCCGGGCGATCCTGTTCGATGGCTCCTACCACGAAGTCGACTCCAGCGAAATGGCCTTCAAGATCGCCGGCTCCATGGCGTTCAAGAATGGCGCGCTGCAGGCCAGGCCGGTGCTGCTCGAGCCGATCATGAAGGTCGAGGCGGTAACGCCGGAAGACTACATGGGCGATGTCATGGGTGACCTGAACCGTCGCCGTGGCCTGGTCCAGGGCATGGAAGACGCGCCGGCCGGCAAGGTCATCCGCGCCAACGTGCCTCTGGCCGAGATGTTCGGCTATGCGACTGACCTGCGCTCGATGAGCCAGGGCCGTGCCACCTACTCGATGGAGTTCCTGCATTACGCGGAAGCGCCGACGAGTGTGGCTGAAGAAGTCATGAAGAAGTCGGCCTGA
- the rpsG gene encoding 30S ribosomal protein S7, with translation MSRKNSNFERDILPDPKFGNEMIARFINMVMQSGKKSVAEKIVYGAIEEIEGRGHADPVEVIEKALDHVAPAVEVKSRRVGGATYQVPVEVRPKRRQTLAMRWLIDAARKRGESSMPRRLAGELMDAMEERGSAVKKREDVHRMAEANKAFSHYRW, from the coding sequence ATGTCCCGCAAGAATTCCAATTTTGAACGCGACATCCTGCCGGATCCGAAATTCGGCAACGAGATGATCGCGCGCTTCATCAACATGGTGATGCAGAGCGGCAAGAAGTCCGTGGCCGAGAAGATCGTCTACGGTGCGATCGAGGAAATCGAAGGCCGCGGCCATGCCGACCCGGTCGAAGTGATCGAAAAGGCTCTGGACCACGTCGCACCGGCGGTCGAGGTCAAGTCTCGCCGTGTCGGTGGTGCCACCTATCAGGTGCCGGTCGAAGTGCGCCCGAAGCGTCGCCAGACCCTGGCCATGCGCTGGCTGATCGATGCCGCCCGCAAGCGTGGTGAGTCCTCGATGCCGCGCCGTCTGGCCGGTGAGCTGATGGATGCCATGGAAGAGCGTGGCTCGGCGGTCAAGAAGCGCGAAGACGTTCACCGTATGGCTGAAGCCAACAAGGCCTTCTCGCACTACCGCTGGTGA
- the rpsL gene encoding 30S ribosomal protein S12, with product MSTINQLVRKPRRPKQYKSNVPALEASPQKRGVCTRVYTTTPKKPNSALRKVARVRLTNGYEVTSYIGGEGHNLQEHSVVLIRGGRVKDLPGVRYHTVRGSLDTAGVSDRRQARSKYGAKRPKS from the coding sequence ATGTCCACGATCAATCAGCTGGTCCGCAAACCACGGCGGCCGAAGCAGTACAAGTCCAACGTCCCGGCGCTGGAAGCCTCTCCGCAGAAGCGCGGCGTGTGCACCCGCGTCTACACGACCACGCCGAAGAAGCCGAACTCCGCCCTGCGGAAGGTTGCTCGTGTGCGTCTCACCAATGGTTACGAAGTGACCAGCTACATCGGCGGTGAGGGCCACAACCTGCAGGAGCACTCGGTGGTGCTGATTCGTGGCGGTCGAGTCAAGGATCTGCCTGGTGTGCGCTACCACACCGTTCGCGGCAGCCTCGATACGGCAGGTGTCAGTGATCGTCGCCAGGCCCGTTCCAAGTACGGCGCCAAGCGTCCGAAGAGCTGA
- a CDS encoding PD40 domain-containing protein codes for MKPSLVCAVSLAASFLLACADPVREEARGIAAPYLGQVPPGLTPESFAPGLVSSPGWEYGGTFTPDLTEFYFLRFVAGQDAAEFVVFRHDNGQWLESVVSPRVGQPFISPDGQTMHLGRRYMERRGAGWSEIRELGGAFADFRIMRLTASARGTWYFDEAGTDGDGVIRYSRLVDGVREAPRVAGATINSGTWLAHPFIAPDESYLLFDGRREGGFGSSDIYVSFRGPDGAWGEVINLGEEINTPAWEAAASVTPDGKYLFFNRNMGADDYSDVDILWVDAGVIEALRPRE; via the coding sequence ATGAAGCCGTCTCTCGTTTGTGCCGTGTCGCTGGCCGCCTCGTTCCTGCTGGCCTGCGCCGATCCGGTCCGGGAGGAGGCGAGGGGCATCGCTGCGCCCTATCTCGGCCAGGTGCCGCCCGGCCTGACGCCCGAGTCCTTCGCGCCGGGCCTGGTGTCGTCGCCGGGCTGGGAATACGGTGGCACGTTCACGCCTGACCTGACGGAGTTCTACTTTCTCCGTTTCGTAGCCGGGCAGGACGCGGCGGAATTCGTCGTGTTTCGCCACGACAACGGACAGTGGCTTGAATCCGTGGTGTCGCCCCGGGTCGGGCAGCCCTTCATTTCCCCGGATGGGCAGACGATGCATCTGGGGCGGCGCTACATGGAGCGGCGCGGGGCGGGTTGGTCGGAGATCCGCGAGCTTGGTGGCGCCTTCGCGGACTTTCGCATCATGCGCCTGACGGCCTCGGCGCGCGGCACCTGGTATTTCGACGAGGCCGGCACGGACGGCGATGGGGTGATCCGCTATTCGCGCCTGGTCGACGGGGTGCGGGAGGCGCCGCGGGTGGCCGGCGCCACGATCAATAGCGGCACCTGGCTGGCGCACCCCTTCATCGCGCCGGACGAGAGCTACCTCCTGTTCGACGGCCGCCGCGAGGGAGGCTTCGGCAGTTCGGACATCTATGTCAGCTTCCGGGGCCCGGACGGCGCCTGGGGCGAGGTGATCAACCTCGGGGAAGAAATCAATACCCCGGCCTGGGAAGCCGCTGCCAGCGTCACGCCCGACGGAAAGTACCTGTTCTTCAACCGGAACATGGGCGCCGATGACTATTCGGATGTGGACATTCTCTGGGTGGATGCCGGGGTCATCGAAGCGCTGCGGCCACGGGAGTGA
- a CDS encoding M20/M25/M40 family metallo-hydrolase, whose product MSPIRTLTVFLPLAWLLLAPPASFAQSDSSELRAAVTVTGVRAHQAALQAIADGNGGTRLAGTPGYTASATYVADQLSTAGYSVVLEPFSFEYFEELVPAEFSQLAPVAASYPYSDPTGFYTFTYSGSGDVTAAVEAVDVQVPPGAVANSSTSGCEASDFAGFTAGSIALLQRGSCTFALKVQNAEAAGASAVIIFNEGQPGREEAIGGTLGEVGTSIPAVSTSYAIGADLAAGGAFARVFVDAISEVRSSSNVIADAPGGSDTRLVIAGTHLDSPASGPGIQDNGSGSAALLEIALQFAGLGIVPENRLRFVWWGGEEVSSDGGSATHISGLTPAELAAALYLDFDMLGSPNFVRFVLDGDGSSASFTLPPGSAEIEQVFFDYFASQSLPASELIQIATGASGNFAASGVPVGMLFAGADGIKTAAEAATYGGIAGVPYDPCHNLACDTFDNVSLQVLDELSDAAAHAILHFAGVLEADLSISKTDGETAILPGDSLTYTIVASNAGPSAVPDALVTDSFQLPLTDCSWTAVASGGASGAMSGIGDINEVISLPAGASMTYTASCGTLGTVGAITNTATIASATVPDPDAGNNSGVDDDTFLNGIRGVPTLDSWALWLLLGLMAMIGLVRMRSAG is encoded by the coding sequence ATGTCACCCATTCGTACCCTGACCGTCTTCCTGCCGCTGGCCTGGCTGCTTCTGGCACCGCCAGCGTCCTTTGCCCAGTCCGACTCCAGCGAGCTCCGAGCCGCCGTCACGGTCACGGGCGTCCGCGCGCATCAGGCCGCCCTTCAGGCCATCGCCGACGGCAACGGCGGTACGCGCCTGGCCGGAACGCCCGGTTACACCGCCTCGGCGACCTACGTGGCCGATCAGCTGAGTACGGCTGGCTATTCGGTGGTGCTCGAGCCGTTCAGCTTCGAGTACTTCGAGGAGTTGGTGCCCGCCGAGTTTTCGCAGCTGGCGCCCGTGGCCGCGAGCTACCCCTATTCGGATCCCACCGGCTTTTATACGTTTACCTATTCCGGGAGCGGTGACGTCACGGCGGCCGTCGAAGCCGTCGATGTGCAGGTCCCGCCCGGTGCCGTGGCCAATAGCTCCACCAGTGGTTGCGAGGCGTCGGATTTTGCCGGCTTCACGGCCGGCAGCATTGCGCTGCTGCAGCGCGGTTCCTGCACCTTTGCCCTCAAGGTCCAGAACGCCGAGGCGGCGGGCGCCTCGGCCGTGATCATCTTCAATGAAGGTCAGCCCGGTCGGGAAGAGGCCATTGGTGGCACTCTGGGCGAGGTTGGCACGAGCATTCCCGCCGTATCCACCAGCTATGCCATCGGCGCGGACCTGGCTGCCGGGGGTGCCTTCGCGCGGGTCTTCGTCGACGCGATTTCAGAAGTTCGTTCGAGCAGCAATGTCATCGCCGATGCGCCGGGGGGCAGTGATACCCGCCTGGTCATCGCGGGCACGCACCTGGACTCCCCGGCTTCCGGCCCGGGCATCCAGGACAATGGCAGCGGCTCGGCTGCTCTGCTGGAGATCGCCCTGCAGTTTGCCGGTCTGGGGATCGTGCCGGAGAATCGCCTGCGCTTTGTCTGGTGGGGTGGGGAAGAGGTGTCCTCCGATGGCGGTTCGGCCACCCACATCTCCGGACTGACGCCTGCGGAACTGGCGGCGGCACTCTATCTGGACTTCGACATGCTGGGTTCGCCGAACTTCGTCCGTTTCGTGCTCGACGGTGATGGTTCATCGGCGTCCTTCACGCTGCCGCCGGGCTCGGCGGAAATCGAGCAGGTTTTCTTCGACTACTTCGCCTCCCAGAGCCTGCCGGCCAGCGAGTTGATCCAGATCGCCACCGGGGCAAGCGGCAATTTCGCGGCCTCGGGCGTGCCGGTCGGGATGCTGTTCGCCGGCGCCGACGGCATCAAGACGGCGGCCGAGGCCGCGACCTACGGGGGTATTGCCGGGGTTCCCTACGACCCCTGTCACAACCTGGCCTGCGACACCTTCGACAACGTCAGCCTCCAGGTCCTGGACGAACTATCGGATGCCGCTGCCCACGCCATTCTGCACTTCGCCGGCGTGCTCGAGGCCGACCTGTCGATCAGCAAGACCGACGGCGAGACGGCGATCCTGCCCGGCGATTCGCTGACCTACACCATCGTCGCCTCCAACGCCGGGCCATCGGCCGTGCCGGATGCCCTGGTCACCGACAGCTTCCAGCTGCCCCTGACCGACTGCAGCTGGACCGCCGTCGCCAGCGGCGGGGCGTCGGGTGCCATGAGCGGCATCGGTGACATCAACGAGGTGATCAGCCTGCCGGCCGGCGCATCGATGACCTACACCGCCAGCTGCGGCACCCTGGGCACGGTGGGCGCGATCACGAACACGGCCACGATCGCTTCGGCCACTGTGCCGGACCCGGACGCCGGCAATAACTCCGGCGTCGACGACGATACTTTCCTGAACGGCATTCGGGGCGTGCCGACCCTCGATTCCTGGGCGCTGTGGCTGCTGCTCGGTTTGATGGCGATGATCGGCCTTGTGCGAATGCGCAGCGCTGGCTGA
- a CDS encoding nuclear transport factor 2 family protein — translation MCTRFLLFVWLLALLPLALAQAQVDADDTPQEAANKRIALGFYQDLWGSDNTDRYRDYLADEYVVHDIGGRNGVTEPAVEQMRIADRFWDSGTMDFELDYQIAEGDLVATRWIWRYEPETLLMKFLFGSTSIPIINVFRIEDGKIVELWNHRHDIDTGITRVFVLMGFGLGLLVALIPTVIAIRLRRKLRRLQSS, via the coding sequence ATGTGTACCCGATTTTTGCTGTTTGTCTGGCTGCTTGCCCTCCTTCCCCTGGCCCTGGCCCAGGCCCAGGTCGACGCTGACGACACGCCGCAGGAGGCCGCCAACAAGCGGATCGCGCTGGGCTTCTACCAGGACCTCTGGGGCAGCGACAACACCGACCGCTACCGCGACTACCTGGCCGACGAGTACGTCGTCCATGACATCGGCGGACGCAATGGCGTGACCGAGCCAGCGGTCGAGCAGATGCGCATCGCCGATCGTTTCTGGGACAGCGGGACGATGGATTTCGAGCTGGATTACCAGATTGCCGAGGGGGATCTCGTCGCCACCCGCTGGATCTGGCGCTACGAGCCCGAGACCCTGCTGATGAAATTTCTCTTCGGCTCGACCTCGATCCCCATCATCAACGTCTTCCGGATCGAGGACGGGAAGATCGTCGAGCTCTGGAACCATCGCCACGATATCGACACGGGAATCACCCGGGTCTTCGTCCTGATGGGCTTCGGCCTGGGCCTGCTGGTCGCTCTGATCCCCACCGTCATCGCCATTCGCCTGCGTCGCAAGCTCCGGCGCCTGCAGTCGAGTTGA